Part of the Sphingopyxis sp. 113P3 genome, CGCTTCAGCGCGAGGCTGCGCAGCAGGGACAGGAGAAAATAGATGATCAGCCCTGCGCCCACTGCAATGCCGATCTGTAGCCAATGGCCGTTCACCCAGGCGACGCTGCTGTTCCACCAGGAATTGAGGTCGTCGAGTGGGTTGGCCGGCGCGGCGGTCTTGGGCACAGAGGCGGCAGCGGCAAAAAGGGAGAAGGTCACGTCGATCCTCGTGGATATTTCTTGGGTGTCAGGCGGAGCGGAGCAGGGCGGCGGCGCCCGGCGTCTGCTCCAGATAGGCCAAAAACCCGCGTTCGTAACGTGAAAGATATCGGGTCGCGCGCGGAAGCGATCCCGCCGCGATTGCAAAATTTTCGCGCGCCTGCGCTGCTGCGATCATTGCAGGATGAACATAGGCGCGCCGGGCCACCGCCGGTGTGTTGCCGAGCCCCTGCGCAACATGGGCGAGCAGCGCCTTCAGCGTCGGCGGCTCCGCCGCATCATAAAGATAAGTGAAGGCGGTAACGCTCGCCGACCAGGTACGGAAATGCTTGGCACTGAAATCTGCCCCCATCGCCTCGCGGATATAGGCGTTGACCTCGTCCGATCCCACGGCGCAGAGGCTGCCTCCATCCTCATACTGAAACAGATGTTGCCCCGGCAGGTCCTGGAGACGGCGCACCAGCGTCGCGAGGCTGCGGTCGGTGACCGTCACCTCACGCATCGTGCTGCCCTTGGCGCGGTACCTCAAGTGCAGCCTCTCGCCGCGGAGGCGCGCGTGCTGCCGGCGCAGCGTCGTTGCACCAAAACTCTTGTTGGCCGCGACATATTGTTCATTCCCGACACGTAGCGCTGCAAGGTCAAGGAGACGCACCACAGCCGCTACGACGCGCTCGGGCCCCAGCGTCCGACGTACGAGGTCGTCGGCGAGGCGCGCGCGAAGCAGCGGGAGCGCATGGCCGAATGCGGCGCAGCGATCATATTTGTCGGCCTCCTGCGCCATCCGGAAGTCGGGATGATAGCGATATTGCTTGCGCCCGCGTGCATCATAGCCGGTCGCGAGGATATGCCCGTTGGAAGCGGGGCAGAACCAGGCATCCTCATAGGCGGGGGGCAGGGCGATCGCATCGAGGCGGGCAATCTCATCCTTGTCGCGGATCGGCCTTCCTTTGGCATCGCGGTAACGCCAGCCGCCGCGCCAGCGCTCGCGGCTGATGCCGGGCAAGCTGTCATCGACGTGGATCAGGCGCGTGGGCATGGGGGGATAGCGCTTTGCCGGCGCTGATGGTTCCGGCCTGGCCCGGAAGCGCAATGGCCTCTTCGAGGTGTCCTGCCTCCAGTTCGTCAGACGCTCGCCACCGGATGGCGCGCGGGTACCTGCGCAGGCCGCGCGGTGAGCGGCCGCCAACCCGCCTGTTGCTCGCGCCGTCGGCAATAGGTCGAAAGCCCCATCTCCAGCGCGAGCATCATGTAGATGAATGGCTGGAACGCAATGCCGACGAAGAGCGAACCGACCATGTAAATGATATGGCCGTGCTGGAGCGCGGTTGCGAGCGGCGCGATCCACTGTTCCTCGGCGCGGCGCGTTTTCAGATAGCGGCGCCGTAGCCGCTCCATCTGCATGAGCCCGCCAATGTGCAGGATCAGCCAGAGTGCGAGCCCGGGATAGCCTTGTTCGCCGAGCATTTCGAAATAGCTCGAATGATAGGCGCGTGCGCGATCTTCATAGACGATCGGCTCGGCGGACTGCGGCGCGTCGGGATCATAGGCGCCCGCCGCCATCTTAACCCGCACATGGTTCTGCAGATAGGCGTTGAACCCTCCGCCGAAGGGATGGTCCTTTGCATATTCCCACGTCCACTTCCAGACCGCCACGCGGGTCGAGGCAGACTCATCGGACTGATAGCCCTCGATCGTCTCCATGCGCTCTGTAAAGCTCTGGGGCAGGAAGGGAATTGCAGCCGCGGCGAGCAAGCCCGCGCCGACAATATAGAGGAACCGGTGCTTGACAGCACGCAGCGACAGGACTGCGAGCACGACGAGGCAGACGAGCCC contains:
- a CDS encoding putative O-glycosylation ligase, exosortase A system-associated, which gives rise to MRDLALVAFLFAFIGIGFRKPFLFILCFCYIDIVAPQRLSYFLINSIPVSLIVFGLAIGGWLIADDKRDTRWSGRQILLVVILLYCWVTTIQADFPLEAQDKWGWVWKALVWAIFLPLTLRTKLRIEALALIMLLSAASIAIAGGIKTAAGGGGYGSLQLLLNENFGLYEGSIMSTVGISIIPLILWYRRHGTIFPPDWRVSLFCFALCFACMLLPVGTQARTGLVCLVVLAVLSLRAVKHRFLYIVGAGLLAAAAIPFLPQSFTERMETIEGYQSDESASTRVAVWKWTWEYAKDHPFGGGFNAYLQNHVRVKMAAGAYDPDAPQSAEPIVYEDRARAYHSSYFEMLGEQGYPGLALWLILHIGGLMQMERLRRRYLKTRRAEEQWIAPLATALQHGHIIYMVGSLFVGIAFQPFIYMMLALEMGLSTYCRRREQQAGWRPLTARPAQVPARHPVASV
- a CDS encoding DNA topoisomerase IB, producing MPTRLIHVDDSLPGISRERWRGGWRYRDAKGRPIRDKDEIARLDAIALPPAYEDAWFCPASNGHILATGYDARGRKQYRYHPDFRMAQEADKYDRCAAFGHALPLLRARLADDLVRRTLGPERVVAAVVRLLDLAALRVGNEQYVAANKSFGATTLRRQHARLRGERLHLRYRAKGSTMREVTVTDRSLATLVRRLQDLPGQHLFQYEDGGSLCAVGSDEVNAYIREAMGADFSAKHFRTWSASVTAFTYLYDAAEPPTLKALLAHVAQGLGNTPAVARRAYVHPAMIAAAQARENFAIAAGSLPRATRYLSRYERGFLAYLEQTPGAAALLRSA